The Chitinophaga lutea genome contains the following window.
GCGCTCGCCCATTTCGAGGCGCAGTTCGCTCATGGCTTTACGGGTGCGTTCTTCCTTGCCGGCGAGTATCAGGATGAGGTCGCCGGGGTTGGCGTTGCACTGCTGTGCGAACAGTTTCAGGCCTTCTTCGTTGAAGAATTTGTCTACGGAGCTTTTCAGCGATCCGTCGGTGTTGTACTTCACGTAGATGAGGCCCGTCATGCCGATCTGCGGGCGCTTCACCCATTCCGTCAGCTCATCGAGCTGCTTGCGGGTATACTCGCTGCAGCCGGCGGCGTTGATGCCTACTACCAGCTCGGCTTCGTCGAATATCTTGAAGCCGTTGCCGCGGGCGGTTTCTCCGAGGTCCACCAGTTTCATTTCGAAACGGATGTCTGGCTTGTCGTTCCCGTAATATTTCATGGCGTCTTCCCAGGTCATGCGGGGGAAGGCCTCGTTGAAGGTGATCCCTTTGATTTCCTGGAATACGTGTTTGGTCATGGCCTCGAAGGTGGTCAGGATGTCTTCCTGGTCCACAAAGCTCATCTCGCAGTCGATCTGGGTGAACTCCGGCTGACGGTCGGCCCGCAGGTCTTCGTCGCGGAAACACTTCACGATCTGGTAGTACCGGTCGTACCCGCTCACCATCAGCAGCTGTTTGAACGTCTGCGGGCTTTGGGGAAGGGCATAGAACTGGTTGGGGTTCATGCGGCTGGGCACCACAAAGTCGCGCGCGCCTTCGGGCGTGGACTTGATGAGATACGGCGTTTCGATATCCATAAACCCGCGGCTGTCGAGGAAGTTCCGCACGGAGCGGTTCACGCGGTAGCGCAGGGTGAGGTTCTGTTTAACGAGGTTGCGGCGCAGATCGAGGTAACGGTATTTCATGCGCAGCTCGTCGCCGCCGTCCGTATCGTCCTGGATGGTGAAGGGCGGGGTTTTGGAGCTGTTGAGAATGGTGAATTCCGATACGGTGATTTCCACGTCGCCGGTGGGTATATTGGGGTTCTTATT
Protein-coding sequences here:
- the aspS gene encoding aspartate--tRNA ligase, giving the protein MYRSHTCGELRMEHASQPVTLAGWVQTVRKFGSITFIDLRDRYGITQLLLGESLNAQLDNQPLGREFVLQVKGTVTERTNKNPNIPTGDVEITVSEFTILNSSKTPPFTIQDDTDGGDELRMKYRYLDLRRNLVKQNLTLRYRVNRSVRNFLDSRGFMDIETPYLIKSTPEGARDFVVPSRMNPNQFYALPQSPQTFKQLLMVSGYDRYYQIVKCFRDEDLRADRQPEFTQIDCEMSFVDQEDILTTFEAMTKHVFQEIKGITFNEAFPRMTWEDAMKYYGNDKPDIRFEMKLVDLGETARGNGFKIFDEAELVVGINAAGCSEYTRKQLDELTEWVKRPQIGMTGLIYVKYNTDGSLKSSVDKFFNEEGLKLFAQQCNANPGDLILILAGKEERTRKAMSELRLEMGERLGYRNKDVYKPLWVIDFPLFEYAEEENRWVARHHPFTAPKPEQLHLMDTPSEYGKIKANAYDIVLNGTEIGGGSIRIFQKDLQEKMFSALGMSKEEAQHKFGFLLGAFEYGAPPHGGIAFGFDRFCSLLGGSETIRDFIAFPKNNSGRDVMLDAPSEIDQVQLDELKLSLLK